The Rhinoderma darwinii isolate aRhiDar2 chromosome 9, aRhiDar2.hap1, whole genome shotgun sequence sequence TACCTTTAGCATTTTCTCTTGTTCATGAAGGTTTATGACTATTTGGAGAATATCAATGGTCTAGGATGagccaacaaaaaaaatattaaatttaagATCAGTAAGTAAAAAAGAATAGCCTCATCAGAATAAATTTGCTAAAAGTACACTAGGTCGCATATGAAAGAAATAAATCTGATACAAAATATAGTCTAGAAAAATGTTGTAAATAACATGAATAAATCGAGCCCTGCAGGGTTCTGCAATATAAGTTGAaatgtgccaaaatataattcttataaacaatttgttggtaaaataaacaaaaaacaagaaATTCTACATTAGATGGAAATATATGTAAATATGATGTCTAGAAAAAAAGAACGATCCTCACTCACCTTTTGAAAAGCTCCCACACTGAACTAGGACCTTGACAGTTTAACCCGGATGTGACTCATAAAATATGGCTATTTAATATGCAGGATGCCTAAGATTtttatgcctgacgaagacctcagcacgaggttgaaacgcgttgcagcagtctttttttttatccattttattgTTTTACAACTAATTGTCCAATAAAAAGTTTTATCCTACACTCTATGGGTCCGTGGTAACTACCGCAACAGATACACAGAAGCACCCGAGGCAAGGAGCACTTTTTTCCCTATATAGCTATGCTTGATGACCACGTCGAGGAAACTCCAGCTTAGGAGGTATCCACCGTGGGTCTGCTCCAGAGGCTAGCACAGTGCTGATAGatagaaggggctgccaattagtgcagtgcgatatctgtctctatgtgtacctctgcccgccctgccgttgctaggcaatggctctgTCACACACGGATGCCATCCGTGTGCctccagtttttttgacggccccattgacttgcatgggcctcttggtcacggaatctcagaccaaagtaggacatgctctactttggtcagaaccgggaccgtcaaaaaaactgaattgtgcatggccccattgaaatgaatgggtcagggtgctagcagtctgaaaaacagctagcaccctgaagaaaaagactgaagttggCATGAAGCCTAACTAATAGCCAAAGATCTTACCTCAAAATAACTCTCTGCATGAAAGACAAAGAAAGGAGTCTGGATTTTTTGTAGGTCTCCCCATGACTGTCCTGTCGAGAAGCTGTAATACAGTGATTCATCTTTGAAACTTGCAGTCAGTTTAAAAGGGGTGAGGTTTTTAGATTTCAATAAGAGGCTTATCCTATAAGAAAATAACACGCGTCAGATCCTGGTGTAAAATATGTACTGTGGATGGTATGTTTATAAACCTGCAAGAATACATCTGATAAGTACTGTCCATTCAAGTGTGATCATGTCCAAAACAACACATCATTGACCAACAAGGCCAAATATATACATAGAGAAGTAGGTTTATGTATGCACAACCTGGGCACAAGCAAAAAGAAACTAGACAGAAcagaaaaaaagtcataatatCTACAGATACATTGGCCAGTAAATAAATCTAACGAACGTGAAATTTTTGGCTTGTGTGTTTCTCAAAAAGTCAAAGAAATATTCTCCTAGGAGATCAGGACTTTATATGAGTAGTTTACCCCAAACATTTTTGACCTTGTAATTGTGTTTAAAATTAAATATAGTTCTGATGCGATAGTCCTTTAATAAGAGAATGTTTCTTTCAGAAACATATGCCATATTTTACAGTAAAGTGAAACTCCATCTATGAATTGCATTGGCAATATAATAAGcaaattatatatttaaatacaaaatatatatatttgtactaGATCTCCACTACATTTTTTGCTGGTTTAACATTTTAGAATATAGTGATTTCGATTACATCTGATAATTGTAGGTTAGCTGCTGTTGACTGATCTTATTATGACCCGTTTGCACAACAGGTGTAGTTCGTTCTCATGTACACTGCCATATTACAGATAAGTTATATGGTGCCCATAGGCTGCTCTTGGCTCATACTGTACCTCTAAGTGCAtctgatatataaaaaaacttgTATGCACATTCGCTTATTATATTATGCAGGTATAGTATTCTTACCCATTGCTTTTTGGGGAGGATACAGtgtctcacgggaaaaaaacaaaaaacagtgactTGTGTAATATGGATCTATACGACTGAAGTGAATACTTAATGATTATTAACAAATGAATATGCAAATAATCTGATAAACAAATACTTTACTCTTAAATTTTGTATTAAGTGTTAATGAACCAATCACACTCAAATTTCTAGAGACAcaagatctgtcaacagcaggtTGCTAGCAATTTCCAAGtatcaaacatgtaaaaaaaatgtaaaaacattaaTCAGGGTAgtggatatactgtatatattacaaATATTATATAGTTTATTGACTATATAACCAAGATCAGTCAAAGGTAAAAAACTTGACTTACATAAATGTGTCAGATGCAAGAGGCCATACAAATAATGCATATGGCTAGCTAATAATATCATATTCATCACAGAAAACATCTCTCTGCTCAGGCAGAACAGCCAATTACGTATGTAGGTATTTAACTCAATTACACAGATTATAATTTATGTGAAAAATAATAGAATGTTCCATGCACAACAGGCTGAGAGCAGCCAGGTTCTtacttataaggctgggttcacacgtggcggaatttcacttaaattccgctgcggacactccgcagcgttaatccgcagcggtgccgtttgtccattgacttacactttaatttagcagtgttcgtttagacgaggcgtaaaattccgctgcggagcataggctgcggagcggaatttggtgtccgcagcatgctctgtctgttgcggagcagtggcggactcatggcggaatttctccattgacttcaatggagagtcaaaattccgcaatgaagtccgcagatcttatgtgtgctgcggagcgtattggttttactaccatgacatttcttcattctggctggacctatgtatttctaggtctacagccagactgaggaagtcaatggggctcccgtaatgacgggagcgttgctaggagacgtctgtaaatagtcactgtccagggtgctgaaagagttaagcgatcggcagtaactgtttctgcaccctggacagtgactaccgatctcaatatacatgtatctgtaaaaaaacatataagttcatacttaccgagaactccctgcgtctgtctccagtccggcctcccaggatgacgtttcagtgtaagtgacggctgcagccaatcacaggccaagcacaggctgcagcggtcacatggactggcgcgtcatccagggaggtcgggctggatgccgaaagagggacgcgtcaccaagacaacggccggtaagtatgaaaatcgtttactttcactagggaaagtgctgtcccttctctctatcctgcactgatagggagaagggaagcacttttcccgcagtccgcagcagctagtccgcatcaatgtactgcacattttgtgcagatccgcagcagaatctgcaacgcagattctgtgcggcattgatgcggacagttgcggaggaaatccgccacgtgtggtcatgccctaagagttaTTTTATGACCTACAGTATAGAGAACAAACTATAAcacaaaatattatatattagatCCATATGACATAACAgaaagcataataataataataataataataatcaacaacagcaacaataataataatagcaataaaCATAAATCTACTGACTCTTCTGGGTTACCAGTCACCAAACCGCAAGCCAAGATCACGTGACCTTCTGACAACCCCATAGGAAATGACTTAGACAGGGGAGGATTTTGCTGTTTGAAAAGGAAAAAAGGTAATTCTAAGAATGATATCCTGTAATAAAAGGAACTATCTCTATACATTATAGAAACTTTGATTATGTGGAAAACATATGcagaactaaggccccatgcacacaaccgtaaaaaaaaaactctgtttttgcggaccgcaattgcggtccgcaaaaactgagccattcactttcattgaacactgacacctttccgtagcactacggaagggtgtccgtgccgtggaaatgttccgggaattatggaacatgtccgttctttcgcatttttgcGGGCCGtgatcccatactttgtatgggagcacggcccgaaaatgcggctgtcaatcagcggccggccgtgcccacattcgcgggccgtgattgcgggcacggtcgtgtgcatggggcctaaagcttACATCATATGACTGTAGCATGGTAAATGTATAGGCAGACACTTACAGACAATGGCAGGCTGTGAGATCTTTCTATGGGGGTAGATGCACACTCCAGTGTTTTTTACCGTACAAATATTCtacataatattttatatatgtaaAAGAACTTACCAGATCTGAACTTCCAGGTTTTAGAGGCTTAAAAAGAACACAACAATAATTAACATATATTaacttaaaaagttaaatatttagCTTTGCACAAGATTTTCACTCTTTGATGAAGACCAAACGCCTTATTGCAAAATAGGTGTTGACCCATTAATATTGTGTGCAGGGGTGGACATGAGTATAGCCATAAGGGGGGGGGACCGAGGTCATGGTCGCACGGGTGAGGCCAAACGTAACGACAGCGGTTCAGCCGAATTGTGGACACATTGTTAATAAAAACTCTACGGTCATTCGGTTTCATCTCAATCCGGCGCTGTTTTTACAATGCTCATTTATGTGCAATGAAACTCCAAAGTGGAACTTATTTTCAAACCCTGAAGATTGAGGACAAAGTGTTTTGTCATACTGAGGCTTTACCTAGGGTATAAACCTAAAATTACAATATCAGAACTCTATACATTACCTGACACAGTGGGTATTCTGTCATTGCATCATGATAAGGCTATTTAAATGACAAAAACAGTTGTTACAGCTTATCATATATAAAGATTATATTTCCTACATATAAAAGATAAGTCAATAGGATAAAAACATGAATGGAAGTAgtatagaaataataaaaattaaaaaaaatgttaagttaaaaaaaaaaaaaggtatgatgAAATTTCCCAACTTGCATTACTGCTCCGAAATGAGATCTCCTTTACAGTGACATCTCCATAAATTCCTAAAGTGTCCACGTCATGGAGCGGAAGACGATAGGAAAAATCCAGGAAATGCTGTCCACCAATGCTGACCTATATTGGAGAAGAAAAAGGACATCACATAAGACATCTACAGCTTTGTTTATATTAACTCCCTGAACACTTATCCATATAAGCTTCTTTATCATCAACATAAGTCACACAGAGGGCCCTGTACAtagcatatgaaaaaaaaaacagcaaaagctGGCATGAGTGCAGACCTGTTTGTTGGTTCACTTAATGCAGTTCATGCATGATAATCTGAAGATTAGATTTGTGTATCTAGATACTGAAGCTCTAAATTTACCCCAAATTTTGACAAAAATTTCACAAGTTACAAAGTTGTATCTAAAATTATGacaaattgacaaattttttcctcattaaaaaaagaaaaaaactgtatAGTGCATCTGTAAACATACCTTTAAAATCAAAGGCAAAGTTCAAAAAGGTACAAAATTAGTGGCGCAAATGTACAGTTGCTTAGAGAAGGCGTTAAAAGAAATTCCGACAGTCACATCATTCCAAATGCGCCAGATTTAATAAAAGGTGTgtgttttttaataaattaggtgcactaCACTAAAAAAATACTATTGGTGCAAAatacactaataataataaacGTGGGCTAATATGATACCACAACACTTATGATATATGATGCCACCTGTCTTATGCTACTGGCTTCCAAGTGTTGGGGTCTGGTTGAGACTGCTACCTCAGCCATCCCTATAACTGCGTCACCGTACATACCCACACACTGTTCACCGGAAAGGCAAAAAAGTGTCAGTTtgagagagaaaaacaaaaacaaaagaaaaacccaGGAAACTGAACACTGACGTACATTTGAGCAGATGAAGCTACAAATCTGGAGGAAAATGGGTCATCCAATGTGGTTGTTACTTCTCATTTCGGAGATCTTAAACCATTCCTAGATCACTTTTCATAGGTCTCTTACCTTTACTTTATTAGCAAGAAAAAGGAAAAGGAGCACAAAAGACTCCCCTTTTCGAAGTGGGAAGCCTGAGAATTTTAGCTCTTCCAGCCACTGGTCCTTGCGCAGCGTATTGCAGATTACATGTGAAGACGAAGAGGAAAAGCGTGGATTGAAATGAAAGGCGACATCAGAGCGAGGACGAGTGCTGCAACCACACTGAAAATCAACTTGGAACCTGTGAAACATAAGCACAGTCATAGACTAGTTACAGTCATACTAAGTGTCTGGGGCCTACTAACTAAAATGGTGGGGTCTCAGGGAAGAGTTTACCAACAACATGCTGGTATTGCAGAAGGTTGGTAATCATTCACAGAATGCTCCATCTAATTTAATTCCCATAACAGACAGGTAACAAGCTTTTATAACTCCATCACATGCCACTGCCCTGGCCTACCATCAAGATACTGTAGATGCACACGAGTGGTTAAGGTCACATCACATTTTCGCCTTACATCAGAGGTACACGTCTGGATAATTCCCGACGCATCCCTCCGACGAAAGGCCAAAACATGTACCACTGTATGGcacacagtgggatacgtcgcctgggaaCTGGTCCTGGAAAAACAAATGAAATCACGGTCCAGatttagacagtgacatcaggagcattCCCAGGGCCGGAGTGCTGGGCAGAGCATCTCCTATCATGCTGCCTGGGGACACCAGCGCTGTGGAAGCTCTTTACGTCACtgttaatatacactaccgttcaaaagtttagggtcacttagaaatgtccttattttttaaaggaaAGCACAGTTTTTCTCAATGAagataactagagatgagcgaaccgggacaaccgaacccggtttcggtccgaacatcgtgaaaagttcggttcgcagcgaatccgaacttcaccgggttcggccgaacccgttttgactgaacccggctacattttggcgcctgccacatgttagatgtaaaatggaggatttcacaatatcacctgacatcaggctaccccataatgccttgcaaacggctctcccagccaatcgggaggcagcataggggcgggcacaagcctgcaataaaagtctatgcacggagctcagcggccattttacagacaggagctgtagggatagcatctctgtgcagttagggaaagctttagaaatctaaaagccaggaatccagcaatcgaaggggctcatccactacagcgggagtctactctcaacatccaaattgcaatacaaattctccatttgtcaagccagtgtgtgaataagcttttagaaggggctcatcccagttaacataacaatccaacttgcaatacaggcagcctttgtagtactacaacgtccAGCATTCCGAGTGCACCGCGGAGTGgccgatagaaattctcattcactgccatatgccaagccagtgtgtgaatacgcttttagaaggggctcatccccgttgcatccaacttgcaatacaggcagctgaggcagcctttgtagtactacaacgcccagggccagcattccccgagtcagtgcacagtggctgatagaaattctcattgccatttgccaagccagtgtgtgaatacgcttttagaaggggctcatccccggggttttgattcaacttgctgcactccagcagtgaaaggtctggtaaaaaaaaaaaaaaaaggttgtgaaaggacggggtagaggaaaaaacacccatgccgtgtcctcttccagtccaaatgttggatctgttggtgccagacccagtaccagcatttgtggcacaagacatgtgcccagttccactagtagcagcagccatgtgcctgctggtagtagtagcagtatcagcaagccagacttgtccatctcctccggtggccgggttactttagacaatacggccattgtggagtggttggctggctcgcggtcatctcagcaggaagactctgacgatctggcttcaagccaggtttcgttggattccagatcctctacagttccttggcacagtgacagtagtaatatgggtatttctcgcgtttccattccatcatctatgtcttcactcccccttcctagcgggaagccatctttcctgagagtcctaagagacatctcctcgggtgcgaaggaagatactgaacaacatagtgatgatttgttttccacgagtcagccaacggagtgtgttgcggcggtggtggaggtggaagcggtgtccgagacgcatagctgttgtAGTggcggtgttggtggtagccatggtggcagacgcagtaatgggggggcatggagcccgccatgatgtcacatcacattcacaacatagtgacagaagtggcggggatgatgaggagggctaggaTAatcttagacaggacgtgggaaccaggtgacgaggtgatgacggcgtcagaggaggagggtagtagtggcggcactggcagggataaacagccaagccggggtaggggcagaagtcaatctgcaaaacgttgcagcggtagggtcagctccggagctggtgacggcgacactgatgctactggtgtaggctcccgaaaaaagactgccagacaaggggcaagctcggggggtggtggtggatgtggtactacctctttactgtactctgccgtgtggcaatttttctgtaccttcccggaggacaaaaacatggcacagtgccatatctgcaagcagaaagtaaggcgtgggcagggcagcaatgtaggaactaccgctctacgtaaacacatggagcggcatcacaaggccatgtgggacaatcgacatgccccaccatcatcatgtacatctaatggagacccctctgccactgctgctgctgctccgagtccctgtcatctaagtagtagcaaggccttatccaccatgtcgttttcATCATCATcactcatctagtgctcctcctacgtcccgtcagttatccattacggaatcgttgtccaataagcaacaatatatacccagtcatccacttgtcgtgcggcttaattcacacctggctaagttgttggtggtgcagtcgctgccgtaccacctggtcaactccgccggcttcaagcaattgatggcgtgcgctcagtctaggtggcgaatacctagccgccattacttctccaaaacagctgtccctgccttgcacaagcacgtggaggaaaagatgGGCCAGtcattgcaattatccgtgtgcagcagggtacatgccaccgtcgacacgtggagcagcaactatgggcagggacagtacatgtctttcacggcccactgggtcaatattttgcagaccgatgcaccaccgcagcaatgccaggcattaccacctccacgcttgtatctttctgtttcaactccggacaccaggtgcctaccatcctcctccttctccttgccctcctcaatggaggtcttcccgtccctgacaggacacagcgtatcttccactcctcctccctcctcttttcataggtgcaaggtgaagcgccacaacgctgtcttacacctgctgagcctgggtgagaaaagccacacagggcaggagctgctgctgtgcatcaaggaggaaatcacacgctggctgtctcctctgaaactcacactgggcaatgtctctgataacgggaagaacgttgtggctgcactgcgtctaggtcacctgacacgctccttgcatggcacatgtgatcaatctggtcataacacgcttcttaaagtcatatgttggtttgaagggtgtgctggccatgtccaggagggtttgcgttcgctttagacgttcgtatgcatttaagcacgccctcctggacttgcagcgtcaaaacaatctcccagaacacagcctgatttgcgacgttccaacatgctggaattccacccatcacatgttggaccgtctgtacgaacagcagaaagccgtgaatgatttccggaTGCagaagacgggcagcgtttggagccagtgtaatttcgagctcaggcactggcagctggttagagacgcatgtcgcgttttgaggccctttgaagaggccacacgatttgtgagccgtgacgctagcggaatgaacgatgttaagcCgccgatattcattatggagcaaacgctcacagcgatgattcggcAAAGGatcgaggaaggatcacatctggctatggatgttgaggaggaggaggaggaggatgaggatgaggaaacaggacctgaagaggagctggatttggagatggaataacaggaagggataggggacgaggcagccacacaacatgacagtgatgacgagtctgacgacaaccttgatgatggacaaccatggcagtatggggcggagatggaaccaaccgggccctctgaaacgctggccaggatggagagttgtatgcttcgttacttgcgcgctgactgtcgtattgttagcatgaagcaaagagatgagtactggatagccacacttttagaccctcggtataaagccagaatgggggagttttttgcgccttcggagagggaggcaaaattggcttattatcgagtagctatgcagccagcttgtcacggcttacaaacggcaaacacctgctgcaagcatgtctgaccggagggccactctccgctcccctctctctcatcgttccaccacctctggcagagctacctctgcaataggcggcagcagcagccaattcagtttggaaaatatgatgacaacatttttacatccaataccccgaccggacacacatcgtagtcaccaaagggatgttcaccatcaccaggtccagcacctaaacaacaaggttcactcgtacctggactgtgccctttctccatcagaaaccctgatcccagaccccatggacttctgggtcagcaaatTGGATCATTGGAAAGAACtgacccagtttgccatgggtgtaccgtcttgtccaccctccagtgtagcgtcagagagggtattcagcgcggcagggggcttagtcacccctaagcgaccaagattgtccgccaacagcttggaaaatctcacgtttctgaaaatgaatcaagcgtggatcgctgaggattttaaaacccctgtgcctgatgccactgattagatctgacattgctgctgctgccgcctgctactacgggattctgtcccgtccactcttttttttaatgtgccgctgttggtgctgctactacttctaccaccaatccacccccagtgccgtctgctacaagcaggcctgccccaccacagggctttgtcccgtgaccaccaccaccacctttttttaatgtcctctttatcttggggattgtaaaattctgccacagtttattttccacatcttttgttccaaaggaagccttggcttgatattccatgttgtctgtgtctgcctagtaaccgacgccggtcctcatacacagcagtgacagcaccatccgcagtacctctgacaagtctcagaaaaacaaccacagggctttgtcctgtccactcttttttaatgtgctgctgtgctgttgatgcagctactactaTCACCATcacccgtgctgtcagtagttcaccaccaccactactactactaccagtcaaccaccaccaatccacccccggtgcagtctgctacaagcaggcctgc is a genomic window containing:
- the LGALS12 gene encoding galectin-12 isoform X3; protein product: MEAPSLLLQPPVFYPVVPYACTIFGGLQHGRMILIQGSVGSNAVRFQVDFQCGCSTRPRSDVAFHFNPRFSSSSSHVICNTLRKDQWLEELKFSGFPLRKGESFVLLFLFLANKVKVSIGGQHFLDFSYRLPLHDVDTLGIYGDVTVKEISFRSSNPYHDAMTEYPLCQPLKPGSSDLQNPPLSKSFPMGLSEGHVILACGLVTGNPEDFSTGQSWGDLQKIQTPFFVFHAESYFETIDILQIVINLHEQEKMLKILVLPESGMFKLAINGTPLGDFCPPVLDLESIEELQITGSALIFSVKC
- the LGALS12 gene encoding galectin-12 isoform X4, which produces MILIQGSVGSNAVRFQVDFQCGCSTRPRSDVAFHFNPRFSSSSSHVICNTLRKDQWLEELKFSGFPLRKGESFVLLFLFLANKVKVSIGGQHFLDFSYRLPLHDVDTLGIYGDVTVKEISFRSSNPYHDAMTEYPLCQPLKPGSSDLQNPPLSKSFPMGLSEGHVILACGLVTGNPEEISLLLKSKNLTPFKLTASFKDESLYYSFSTGQSWGDLQKIQTPFFVFHAESYFETIDILQIVINLHEQEKMLKILVLPESGMFKLAINGTPLGDFCPPVLDLESIEELQITGSALIFSVKC
- the LGALS12 gene encoding galectin-12 isoform X1, producing the protein MEAPSLLLQPPVFYPVVPYACTIFGGLQHGRMILIQGSVGSNAVRFQVDFQCGCSTRPRSDVAFHFNPRFSSSSSHVICNTLRKDQWLEELKFSGFPLRKGESFVLLFLFLANKVKVSIGGQHFLDFSYRLPLHDVDTLGIYGDVTVKEISFRSSNPYHDAMTEYPLCQPLKPGSSDLQNPPLSKSFPMGLSEGHVILACGLVTGNPEEISLLLKSKNLTPFKLTASFKDESLYYSFSTGQSWGDLQKIQTPFFVFHAESYFETIDILQIVINLHEQEKMLKILVLPESGMFKLAINGTPLGDFCPPVLDLESIEELQITGSALIFSVKC
- the LGALS12 gene encoding galectin-12 isoform X2, which produces MEAPSLLLQPPVFYPVVPYACTIFGGLQHGRMILIQGSVGSNAVRFQVDFQCGCSTRPRSDVAFHFNPRFSSSSSHVICNTLRKDQWLEELKFSGFPLRKGESFVLLFLFLANKVKVSIGGQHFLDFSYRLPLHDVDTLGIYGDVTVKEISFRSSNPYHDAMTEYPLCQPLKPGSSDLQNPPLSKSFPMGLSEGHVILACGLVTGNPEEISLLLKSKNLTPFKLTASFKDESLYYSFSTGQSWGDLQKIQTPFFVFHAESYFEILVLPESGMFKLAINGTPLGDFCPPVLDLESIEELQITGSALIFSVKC